One genomic window of Gallaecimonas sp. GXIMD4217 includes the following:
- the ppsA gene encoding phosphoenolpyruvate synthase: protein MHDVNRVGGKNASLGEMISNLAGLGVQVPGGFATTAEAYNEFLEQSGVNARIYETLDNLDVDDVNALAVAGQQIRQWIIDTPFQPELDNAIRNAYQQLVGEHGDEVSFAVRSSATAEDMPDASFAGQQETFLNVRGIDAIMVAIKHVFASLFNDRAISYRVHQGYDHKGVALSAGIQRMVRSDIASSGVMFSIDTESGFDQVVFITSSYGLGEMVVQGAVNPDEFYVHKPTLTAGRPAVVRRTLGSKLEKMVYSTDEAHGKQVKIEKIGDERLSFSINDAEVQELAKQALVIEKHYGRPMDIEWAKDGIDGRLYIVQARPETVRSNESGQIMERFNLKGSAPVVAEGRAIGHKIGTGVARVLDSIKDMDLIKEGDVLVTDMTDPDWEPIMKRASAIVTNRGGRTCHAAIIARELGIPAVVGCGDATDRIKDGQAVTVSCAEGDTGFIYDGELEYSVDKTEVGKMPSLPMKIMMNVGNPDRAFDFARLPHAGIGLARLEFIINRMIGVHPKALLNFDQQPPALQAEIREMMAGYDSPREFYVAKLVEGIATLGAAFSPERVIVRMSDFKSNEYANLVGGERYEPHEENPMIGFRGASRYISEEFRDCFAMECEAIKRVRNDMGLTNVEIMIPFVRTVDEARQVIELLEEQGLKRGENGLKVIMMCELPSNALLADQFLDYFDGFSIGSNDLTQLTLGLDRDSGIIAHLFDERNEAIKALLSMAIKAAKARGKYVGICGQGPSDHEDFAAWLVEQGIDSVSLNPDTVLDTWLYLAEKFNG, encoded by the coding sequence ATGCATGACGTTAACCGGGTGGGCGGCAAGAACGCGTCCCTCGGCGAGATGATCAGCAACTTGGCTGGCCTGGGTGTACAGGTGCCTGGAGGCTTTGCCACCACCGCCGAGGCGTACAACGAATTCCTCGAGCAAAGTGGCGTTAATGCCCGCATTTACGAGACCCTCGACAACCTGGACGTGGACGACGTAAATGCCCTGGCCGTCGCTGGCCAGCAGATCCGCCAATGGATCATCGACACTCCCTTCCAGCCGGAACTGGATAACGCCATCCGCAACGCCTACCAGCAGCTGGTGGGCGAGCACGGCGACGAAGTGTCCTTCGCGGTGCGTTCCTCCGCCACCGCCGAAGACATGCCGGATGCCTCTTTCGCCGGTCAGCAGGAAACCTTCCTCAACGTGCGCGGCATCGACGCCATCATGGTCGCCATCAAGCACGTGTTCGCTTCCCTGTTCAACGACCGCGCCATCTCCTACCGGGTCCACCAGGGCTACGACCACAAGGGCGTGGCCCTGTCCGCCGGCATCCAGCGCATGGTGCGCTCCGACATCGCCTCCAGCGGCGTGATGTTCTCCATCGACACCGAGTCCGGTTTCGACCAGGTGGTCTTCATCACCTCTTCCTACGGCCTGGGTGAAATGGTGGTGCAGGGCGCCGTCAACCCCGACGAATTCTACGTCCACAAGCCGACCCTGACCGCCGGCCGTCCCGCCGTGGTGCGCCGCACCCTGGGCTCCAAGCTGGAGAAGATGGTTTACTCCACCGACGAGGCCCACGGCAAGCAGGTCAAGATCGAGAAGATCGGCGACGAGCGCCTGAGCTTTTCCATCAACGACGCCGAGGTCCAGGAGCTGGCCAAGCAGGCCCTGGTCATCGAGAAGCACTACGGCCGTCCCATGGACATCGAGTGGGCCAAGGACGGTATCGACGGCAGGCTGTACATAGTGCAGGCCCGCCCCGAGACGGTCCGCTCCAACGAGTCCGGCCAGATCATGGAGCGCTTCAACCTCAAGGGCAGCGCCCCCGTGGTGGCCGAAGGCCGCGCCATCGGCCACAAGATCGGCACCGGCGTCGCCCGGGTGCTGGACTCCATCAAGGACATGGACTTGATCAAGGAAGGTGACGTGCTGGTCACCGACATGACCGACCCGGACTGGGAGCCGATCATGAAGCGGGCCAGCGCCATCGTCACCAACCGCGGCGGCCGTACCTGCCACGCCGCCATCATCGCCCGCGAGCTGGGGATCCCGGCCGTGGTGGGTTGTGGTGACGCCACCGACCGCATCAAGGATGGCCAGGCCGTGACCGTGTCCTGCGCCGAAGGCGACACCGGTTTCATCTACGACGGCGAGCTGGAATACAGCGTCGACAAGACCGAAGTGGGCAAGATGCCCAGCCTGCCCATGAAGATCATGATGAACGTGGGCAACCCGGACCGGGCCTTCGACTTCGCCCGCCTGCCCCATGCCGGCATCGGCCTGGCGCGCCTGGAGTTCATCATCAACCGCATGATCGGCGTGCACCCCAAGGCGCTGCTCAACTTCGACCAGCAGCCCCCGGCGCTGCAGGCCGAGATCCGCGAGATGATGGCCGGCTACGACAGCCCCCGCGAGTTCTACGTGGCCAAGCTGGTCGAGGGCATCGCCACCCTGGGCGCCGCCTTCAGCCCGGAGCGGGTCATCGTGCGCATGTCCGACTTCAAGTCCAACGAGTACGCCAACCTGGTCGGCGGCGAGCGCTACGAGCCCCATGAAGAGAACCCCATGATCGGCTTCCGTGGCGCCAGCCGCTATATCTCCGAGGAGTTCCGCGACTGCTTCGCCATGGAGTGCGAGGCCATCAAGCGGGTCCGTAACGACATGGGCCTGACCAATGTCGAGATCATGATCCCCTTCGTGCGCACCGTCGACGAAGCCCGCCAGGTCATCGAACTGCTCGAAGAGCAGGGCCTCAAGCGCGGCGAGAACGGCCTCAAGGTGATCATGATGTGCGAGCTGCCCTCCAACGCCCTGCTGGCGGACCAGTTCCTGGACTACTTCGACGGCTTCTCCATCGGCTCCAACGACCTCACCCAGCTGACCCTGGGCCTGGACAGGGACTCCGGCATCATCGCCCACCTGTTCGACGAGCGTAACGAGGCCATCAAGGCGCTGCTGTCCATGGCCATCAAGGCCGCCAAGGCCCGTGGCAAGTACGTGGGCATCTGCGGCCAGGGCCCCAGCGACCACGAGGACTTCGCCGCCTGGCTGGTGGAGCAGGGCATCGATTCGGTGTCCCTGAACCCGGACACCGTGCTCGACACCTGGCTGTACCTGGCCGAGAAGTTCAACGGCTAA
- a CDS encoding 3-deoxy-7-phosphoheptulonate synthase, with the protein MTFNGLPPEPLISPQALRDRYPLDAAGQARLQGQRDAIRAILDGQDDRLLVIMGPCSIHDVDAAREYGQKLAEAARRHQDELLVVMRVYFEKPRTRHGWKGLIYDPNLDGRFDINQGLNDARALLRDLHQMGLPVATEFLDMVTGHYLIDLISWGAIGARTTESQVHRALASGLPCPVGFKNGTDGNIRIAVDAIRAAADAHVLLIPNGDGQLEAAQTSGNPHAHLILRGGAEPNYGAQSVQAACGQLRHAALPERVIIDFSHGNSRKDHQRQLEVADDVCGQLAAGESRIKGIMAESFLLAGNQPEGPRESLIYGKSITDACLDWASSETLLARLAEAIKTRRRNSL; encoded by the coding sequence ATGACGTTTAACGGATTGCCTCCCGAACCCCTCATCAGTCCCCAGGCCCTGCGTGACCGCTACCCCCTGGATGCCGCCGGCCAGGCCAGGCTGCAGGGCCAGCGCGACGCCATCAGGGCCATCCTCGATGGCCAGGACGACAGGCTGCTGGTGATCATGGGGCCCTGCTCCATCCACGACGTGGATGCGGCCCGGGAGTACGGCCAGAAGCTGGCCGAGGCCGCCCGCCGGCACCAGGACGAACTGCTGGTGGTGATGCGGGTCTATTTCGAGAAGCCCCGTACCCGCCACGGCTGGAAGGGACTCATCTACGATCCCAACCTGGACGGTCGCTTCGACATCAACCAGGGCCTGAACGACGCCCGCGCCCTGCTGCGGGATCTGCACCAGATGGGCCTGCCGGTGGCCACCGAGTTCCTGGACATGGTCACCGGCCACTACCTCATCGATCTGATCAGCTGGGGCGCCATCGGCGCCCGCACCACAGAGAGCCAGGTACACCGGGCCCTGGCCTCGGGCCTGCCCTGCCCGGTGGGCTTCAAGAACGGTACAGACGGCAACATCCGCATCGCCGTGGATGCCATCCGCGCCGCCGCCGATGCCCATGTGCTGCTGATCCCCAACGGTGACGGCCAGCTGGAGGCGGCCCAGACCAGCGGCAACCCCCATGCCCACCTGATCCTGCGCGGCGGAGCCGAGCCCAACTACGGCGCACAATCGGTACAGGCCGCCTGCGGCCAGCTGCGCCATGCCGCCTTGCCTGAGCGGGTGATCATCGACTTCTCCCATGGCAACTCCCGCAAGGACCACCAGCGCCAGCTGGAGGTGGCCGATGACGTCTGCGGCCAGCTCGCCGCCGGCGAGAGCCGCATCAAGGGCATCATGGCCGAGAGCTTCCTGCTGGCCGGCAACCAGCCGGAGGGCCCCAGGGAAAGCCTCATCTACGGCAAGTCCATCACCGATGCCTGCCTGGACTGGGCCAGCAGCGAGACCCTGCTAGCACGACTGGCCGAGGCCATAAAGACGCGCCGGCGCAACAGTCTGTAA
- a CDS encoding pyruvate, water dikinase regulatory protein, protein MERHVYYVSDGTAITAEVFGHALLSQFPVKFKQFTEPFVDNPERVERVLAKIKDSFITTGMEPLVLHTIVDPAIRERFAEAGAVAYDFLSSFVSPLESILGVRAEPKIGRSHGVMDEAYHHRIEAVNYAMANDDGASTRQYDQADIILIGVSRCGKTPTSLYLALQYGIKAANYPFTEEDMDDLKLPQALKVHKHKLYGLVIDPERLQQIRNERAPGTRYASLRQCRIETKEVEMLFRRERIPFLNTTRHSVEEISAHILQDTGLERHKY, encoded by the coding sequence ATGGAACGCCACGTCTATTATGTCTCCGACGGCACCGCCATCACGGCCGAGGTCTTCGGCCATGCACTGCTTTCTCAGTTTCCCGTTAAATTCAAGCAGTTTACCGAACCATTCGTGGACAACCCGGAGCGCGTAGAGCGGGTGCTGGCGAAGATAAAAGATAGTTTTATTACAACAGGAATGGAGCCCTTGGTGCTGCACACCATAGTGGATCCGGCCATCCGCGAGCGTTTCGCCGAAGCCGGCGCCGTGGCCTATGACTTCCTGTCCAGCTTCGTGTCGCCCCTGGAATCCATTCTGGGGGTCAGGGCCGAGCCCAAGATCGGCCGCTCCCACGGCGTCATGGACGAGGCCTACCACCACCGCATCGAGGCGGTGAACTACGCCATGGCCAACGACGACGGCGCCTCCACCCGCCAGTACGATCAGGCCGACATCATCCTCATCGGCGTATCCCGCTGCGGCAAGACCCCCACCAGCCTGTACCTGGCCCTGCAGTACGGCATCAAGGCCGCCAACTACCCCTTCACCGAGGAGGACATGGACGACCTCAAGCTGCCCCAGGCCCTCAAGGTGCACAAGCACAAGCTGTACGGCCTGGTCATCGATCCCGAGCGGCTGCAGCAGATCCGCAACGAGCGGGCCCCGGGCACCCGCTACGCCTCGCTGCGCCAGTGCCGCATCGAGACCAAGGAGGTGGAGATGCTGTTCCGCCGCGAGCGGATCCCCTTCCTCAACACCACCCGCCATTCGGTGGAGGAGATCTCGGCCCATATCCTTCAGGATACTGGCCTGGAGCGTCATAAGTATTGA
- the ycaC gene encoding isochorismate family cysteine hydrolase YcaC produces the protein MNKAYVRLDKNDAAVLLVDHQAGLLSLVRDIDPDKFKNNVLALADLAKYFELPTILTTSFEEGPNGPLVPELKAIFPEAPYIARPGQINAWDNDDFVAAVKATGRKQLIVAGVVTEVCVSFPVLSALEEGFEVFVVADASGTFNPMTRDAAWDRMSAAGAQMMTWFGVACELHRDWRNDIEGLGTLFSNHIPDYRNLISSYNALPVTK, from the coding sequence ATGAACAAAGCCTATGTCCGTCTGGACAAGAACGATGCCGCGGTACTCCTGGTCGACCACCAGGCCGGGCTCTTGTCCCTGGTCAGGGACATCGACCCCGACAAGTTCAAGAACAACGTGTTGGCTCTGGCCGATCTGGCCAAGTATTTCGAGCTGCCGACCATCCTGACCACCAGTTTCGAAGAAGGGCCCAACGGCCCCCTGGTGCCGGAGCTGAAGGCGATCTTTCCCGAGGCGCCCTATATCGCCCGGCCCGGGCAGATCAACGCCTGGGACAATGACGACTTCGTCGCGGCGGTGAAGGCCACCGGCAGGAAGCAGCTGATCGTCGCCGGCGTGGTGACCGAGGTCTGCGTGTCCTTTCCCGTGTTGTCGGCCCTGGAGGAAGGCTTCGAGGTGTTCGTGGTGGCCGACGCCTCCGGCACCTTCAACCCCATGACCCGGGACGCGGCCTGGGATCGCATGTCGGCCGCCGGGGCCCAGATGATGACCTGGTTCGGGGTGGCCTGCGAGCTGCACCGCGACTGGCGCAACGACATCGAGGGACTGGGGACGCTGTTCTCCAACCATATCCCGGACTACCGCAACCTGATCAGCAGTTACAACGCCTTGCCGGTGACCAAGTAG
- a CDS encoding dicarboxylate/amino acid:cation symporter, whose product MKYSLTAKIFIALIGGLILGSALRFLFPESEFIHQTLIHDLFGTAGGLFVSLIKLLVVPLVFISIVNGVCSLENLGQFGRVGTKTFMLYLVNTVLAIIGALVISLWLAPGAGANLTLDGKPFEPALTEAPSLLALLASVVPSNPFQAFAEGNMLQILFMAILTGVAIKGLGKDEASAASRGFAIANNVMMKLIVMVMSLAPYGVFFLTTGLAATLNTQAIAAVGSYVGTNIFVMLFWFLVFYPMVISLTTGISPLLYLSKLREQIFFSLSTASSNATIPVTFKTLTEKLGVSKSVAGFGVPLGATMNMSGSAIYMTVATVFVANAYGAGLADSQLVTLGLTAFLLSIATGGVPGGAAVTTGVLLHQLGLPMEAMAIILATDRICDAVVTTTNVVGDTAVSTLVARSEGELCKDTMHDRELVQV is encoded by the coding sequence ATGAAGTACTCCCTGACGGCCAAGATCTTCATCGCCCTGATCGGCGGCCTGATCCTTGGCAGCGCCCTGCGCTTCCTGTTCCCGGAAAGCGAATTCATCCATCAGACCCTGATCCACGATCTGTTCGGCACCGCCGGCGGCCTGTTCGTGTCCCTGATCAAGCTGCTGGTGGTTCCCCTGGTGTTCATATCCATCGTCAACGGCGTCTGCTCCCTGGAGAACCTGGGCCAGTTCGGCCGGGTCGGCACCAAGACCTTCATGCTCTACCTGGTCAACACCGTGCTGGCCATCATCGGCGCCCTGGTGATTTCCTTGTGGCTGGCGCCCGGTGCAGGCGCAAACCTGACCCTGGATGGCAAGCCCTTCGAGCCGGCCCTGACCGAGGCGCCCTCGCTGCTGGCGCTGCTGGCCTCCGTGGTGCCCAGCAACCCCTTCCAGGCCTTCGCCGAAGGCAACATGCTGCAGATCCTGTTCATGGCCATACTCACCGGCGTGGCCATCAAGGGCCTGGGCAAGGACGAAGCCAGTGCCGCGTCCCGTGGTTTTGCCATCGCCAACAACGTGATGATGAAGCTCATCGTCATGGTCATGTCCCTGGCCCCGTACGGCGTCTTCTTCCTGACTACCGGCCTGGCCGCCACCCTCAACACCCAGGCCATTGCCGCCGTGGGCAGCTATGTGGGTACCAATATCTTCGTGATGCTGTTCTGGTTCCTGGTCTTCTATCCCATGGTGATCAGCCTGACCACCGGTATCAGCCCGCTGCTGTACCTGTCCAAGCTCCGTGAACAGATCTTCTTCTCCCTGTCCACGGCCAGCTCCAACGCCACCATCCCGGTCACCTTCAAGACCCTGACCGAGAAACTGGGCGTGTCCAAGTCCGTGGCCGGTTTCGGCGTGCCACTCGGTGCCACCATGAACATGTCCGGCTCCGCCATCTACATGACGGTGGCCACCGTATTCGTGGCCAATGCCTATGGCGCCGGCCTGGCCGACAGCCAGCTGGTGACCCTGGGCCTGACCGCCTTCCTGCTGTCCATCGCCACAGGTGGTGTACCGGGCGGCGCCGCCGTCACCACCGGCGTGCTGCTGCACCAGCTGGGCCTGCCCATGGAAGCCATGGCCATCATCCTGGCCACAGACCGCATCTGCGATGCCGTGGTCACCACCACCAACGTGGTCGGTGATACCGCCGTGTCCACCCTGGTGGCCCGCTCCGAAGGCGAACTGTGCAAGGACACCATGCACGACAGGGAACTGGTACAGGTGTAA
- a CDS encoding DUF3187 family protein — MLLIAPLLCSAALAAPDYGPLMARTQAPLQSGSLSPRFQDASHAGARDREFHASATVASVWADDPEYQLDYYQNDVSLGYSRPLWQGWRIEASFLHRFVGNNRLDSLTKAFHDTFGLSQNGRDEVGKHQSTISVPDAGIDFRHFNGKTLDNVYQLYLEQSLYQGQRSALSWGLSLHLNEVSSGPFEKSSFEQGVQLNYQRRYGDKHRLYGLAAVVHKSDTDLAGIALRDWTWNAGIGYQYQSSHNHAWLAEYQVHKGEAVDLGQLSELVHEFMLGYRYHMAKGAIEFVVIENLVNHDNSTDIAFTLGYRRRF, encoded by the coding sequence TTGCTGCTGATTGCCCCGCTGCTTTGCAGCGCCGCCCTGGCCGCCCCCGACTATGGCCCCCTGATGGCCCGCACCCAGGCGCCGCTGCAATCGGGCTCGCTGTCACCCCGCTTCCAGGACGCCAGCCACGCCGGGGCCAGGGACAGGGAGTTCCACGCCAGCGCCACTGTGGCCAGCGTCTGGGCCGACGACCCCGAATACCAGCTCGACTACTACCAGAACGATGTCAGCCTGGGCTACAGCCGGCCGCTGTGGCAGGGCTGGCGCATCGAAGCCAGCTTCCTGCACCGCTTCGTGGGCAACAACCGTCTCGATTCCCTGACCAAGGCCTTCCACGACACCTTCGGCCTCAGCCAGAACGGCCGCGACGAGGTGGGCAAGCACCAGAGCACCATCTCTGTCCCGGACGCCGGCATCGATTTTCGCCACTTCAACGGCAAGACCCTGGACAACGTCTACCAGCTCTACCTGGAGCAGAGCCTCTACCAGGGGCAACGCAGCGCCCTGAGCTGGGGCCTGTCCCTGCACCTCAACGAGGTCAGCTCCGGGCCCTTCGAGAAGTCCTCCTTCGAGCAGGGTGTCCAGCTCAACTACCAGCGCCGCTACGGCGACAAGCACCGCCTCTACGGCCTGGCCGCCGTGGTGCACAAGTCCGATACCGATCTGGCCGGCATCGCCCTGCGGGACTGGACCTGGAACGCCGGCATCGGCTATCAGTACCAGAGCTCCCACAACCACGCCTGGCTGGCGGAATACCAGGTGCATAAGGGCGAGGCCGTGGATCTGGGCCAGCTCAGCGAGCTGGTCCACGAGTTCATGCTCGGCTACCGCTATCACATGGCCAAGGGCGCCATCGAATTCGTGGTGATCGAAAACCTGGTCAACCACGACAACAGCACCGATATCGCCTTCACCCTGGGCTACCGGCGCCGCTTCTGA
- a CDS encoding 2-dehydropantoate 2-reductase, which yields MKDVEILIAGAGSVGCYLGAWLARAGARVSFWGRERSQARLGQGLRLTSLDGRQLHLQSPKVVSTLSGSYSLVVLACKRPATAEVIAALKPHLGAHGLILVAQNGLDAAREVAALSGVRALPLMVPFNLTWLGPGHLHRASGGTLMLPGDAELAPLCRALAQGSDCRQVADMEAVLAGKLLLNLNNAINGLCGLPLKEELSRRGYRLLLAGAQEEALAVMRARGLRPARLTAVPPAWLPRVLRLPDGLFRVLAGKLLAMDPSARSSLYDDLAAARPTEIADLNGWVLAEGKRLGIATPINARLTTLTRQAEAEGRAPSLTPQQIAGH from the coding sequence TTGAAAGACGTTGAAATCCTCATTGCCGGCGCCGGATCAGTGGGTTGCTACCTGGGAGCCTGGTTGGCCAGGGCCGGTGCCAGGGTCAGTTTCTGGGGCCGGGAGCGCAGCCAGGCCCGTTTGGGGCAAGGGCTGCGGCTCACCAGCCTGGACGGTCGCCAGCTGCACCTGCAAAGCCCCAAGGTGGTATCCACCTTGAGCGGCAGCTACTCCCTTGTGGTGTTGGCCTGCAAAAGGCCGGCCACCGCCGAGGTGATCGCCGCGCTCAAACCCCATCTTGGGGCCCACGGCCTGATCCTGGTGGCCCAGAACGGCCTGGATGCCGCCCGAGAAGTGGCAGCGCTCAGCGGCGTCCGGGCGCTGCCGCTGATGGTGCCCTTCAACCTCACCTGGCTCGGCCCGGGCCACCTGCACCGGGCCTCGGGCGGTACCCTGATGTTGCCAGGCGACGCCGAGCTTGCCCCCCTGTGCCGGGCCCTGGCCCAGGGCAGCGACTGCCGGCAGGTGGCCGACATGGAGGCGGTGCTGGCCGGCAAGCTGCTGCTGAACCTCAACAACGCCATCAATGGCCTGTGCGGCCTGCCGCTGAAGGAGGAGTTGTCCCGGCGTGGCTACCGGCTGCTGCTGGCCGGCGCCCAGGAGGAGGCCCTGGCGGTGATGAGGGCCAGGGGCCTGAGGCCGGCCAGGCTGACGGCGGTGCCGCCGGCCTGGCTGCCCCGGGTGCTCAGGCTGCCGGATGGGCTGTTCAGGGTGCTGGCCGGGAAGCTGCTGGCCATGGATCCGTCGGCCCGCTCGTCCCTCTATGACGATCTGGCCGCGGCTCGGCCCACCGAGATAGCCGACCTTAACGGCTGGGTGCTGGCCGAGGGCAAGCGGCTGGGCATCGCCACCCCCATCAACGCCAGGCTCACCACACTTACCAGGCAGGCCGAGGCCGAGGGCAGGGCGCCCAGCCTGACGCCCCAGCAGATTGCCGGGCACTAA
- a CDS encoding cation:proton antiporter, translating to MSHSIELALAFLLAAVIAVPLFKRLAMGPILAYLAVGLLLGPSLLGLVDDPSTLLHFSELGVILMLFLLGLELSPQRVLALRGAIFGLGLGQLLLTLALLSGLGIALGLAPKVALVAAAALSLSSTAFAVQLMSEHNLLASRKGQDGFAVLLLQDLAVVPLLLLVAWLAPGQSQQALAPWYWILAAFVAIAAFARFGLAPLIELVVAAKVRETLTALALLLVLGSAWLMASLGLSAGMGAFLAGMLLANSSYRHQLHVDIEPFKGLLLGLFFMSIGMMLNLELLITQPLIILAGLAALLLAKVGVLWPLARLRGHGNRDALLLAVLLAEGGEFAFVLVAQASAGGLLSAELGESLILVVGLSMVVTPWLFQGLNRRFQLKEDAAVEAGQLSQERSVRVIIAGFGRFGQMVGRMLTATRIPFVALDKDASHISLVRRYGAKIFLGNAAEPDLLAQAHADEAQILVIAVDDKDEALAIVRLCQARYPHLQLVARAFDRIHAHALHKAGVEQVFRETFASGLEATEATLRLLGIPEDQAHLMVGTFRKHDERMLATPQSGPRDDKSRIKLAQQGSSELAELLRKDFSGL from the coding sequence ATGAGCCACAGCATCGAACTCGCCCTGGCCTTCCTGCTGGCCGCCGTCATCGCCGTGCCCCTGTTCAAGCGCCTGGCCATGGGCCCCATACTTGCCTACCTGGCGGTGGGGTTGCTGCTGGGCCCCAGCCTGCTGGGGCTGGTGGACGATCCCAGCACCCTGCTGCATTTTTCCGAGCTGGGGGTGATCCTGATGCTGTTCCTGCTGGGCCTGGAGCTGAGCCCACAGCGGGTACTGGCGCTCAGGGGCGCCATCTTCGGACTGGGCCTGGGCCAACTGCTGCTGACCCTGGCGCTGCTCAGTGGCCTTGGCATCGCCCTGGGGCTGGCGCCCAAGGTGGCTTTGGTGGCGGCGGCGGCCCTGTCGCTGTCCTCCACCGCCTTTGCGGTGCAGCTGATGAGCGAACATAACCTGCTGGCCAGCCGCAAGGGCCAGGACGGCTTCGCCGTGCTGCTGCTTCAGGATCTGGCGGTGGTGCCCTTGCTGCTGCTGGTGGCCTGGCTGGCCCCGGGGCAGTCGCAGCAAGCCCTGGCCCCCTGGTACTGGATCCTGGCCGCCTTCGTCGCTATCGCCGCCTTTGCCCGCTTTGGCCTGGCCCCACTCATCGAGCTGGTGGTGGCCGCCAAGGTCCGGGAAACCCTCACCGCACTGGCGTTGCTGCTGGTACTGGGCAGCGCCTGGCTGATGGCCAGCCTGGGGCTGTCCGCCGGCATGGGCGCCTTCCTGGCCGGCATGCTGCTGGCCAACTCCTCCTACCGCCACCAGCTCCATGTGGACATCGAACCCTTCAAGGGCCTGCTGCTGGGGTTGTTCTTCATGTCCATCGGCATGATGCTCAACCTCGAGCTGCTGATCACCCAGCCACTTATTATCCTGGCCGGGTTGGCCGCGCTGCTGTTGGCCAAGGTGGGGGTGCTCTGGCCCCTGGCCAGGCTGCGCGGTCACGGCAACAGGGATGCACTGTTGCTGGCGGTGCTGCTGGCCGAAGGGGGTGAGTTCGCCTTTGTGCTGGTGGCCCAGGCCAGCGCCGGCGGTCTGTTGAGCGCCGAGCTTGGCGAATCACTGATCCTGGTGGTGGGCCTGTCCATGGTGGTCACCCCCTGGTTGTTCCAAGGGCTGAACAGGCGCTTCCAGCTCAAGGAGGATGCCGCCGTCGAAGCCGGCCAGCTGTCCCAGGAGCGCAGCGTCAGGGTGATCATCGCCGGTTTCGGCCGGTTCGGCCAGATGGTGGGACGGATGCTGACCGCAACCCGTATTCCCTTCGTGGCCCTGGACAAGGATGCCAGTCACATCTCCCTGGTACGGCGCTACGGCGCCAAGATCTTCCTGGGCAATGCCGCCGAGCCCGATCTGCTGGCCCAGGCCCATGCCGACGAGGCGCAAATCCTGGTGATCGCCGTTGACGACAAGGACGAAGCCCTGGCCATTGTTCGCTTGTGCCAAGCCCGCTATCCGCACCTGCAGCTCGTCGCCAGGGCCTTCGACCGCATTCACGCTCATGCCCTGCACAAGGCCGGTGTCGAGCAGGTGTTCCGGGAAACCTTCGCCTCCGGCCTGGAGGCTACCGAAGCGACCCTGCGGCTGCTGGGGATTCCGGAGGATCAGGCCCATCTGATGGTGGGTACCTTCCGCAAGCACGACGAGCGGATGCTGGCCACGCCTCAGTCCGGCCCCAGGGACGACAAGAGCCGCATCAAGCTAGCCCAGCAGGGCAGCTCCGAGCTGGCCGAACTGTTGCGCAAGGACTTCTCTGGCCTTTGA